The DNA segment CGGCGCCTGGTACAGCTCGGTCGGACACGGTCTGGGACTTACGGGGCTGTGTGCGCCGCTCGCGTACGCGAGCGGGATGAATCACCTCTACGTCGCCGCCACCCACTGGGAGGGGATCGATCTCGCGTGGGGCTCCCGTCCAGACGTCGACGACAACGTCCGCTGGCGCGGGACGCAGTGTCACCACGACGGGTACGAACTGACGCGTCAGGAGCGCATCGATCTCCTCGCAGAGTACGCGGCGGATTCGTCCCACGACCTCACTCTGCAGACGTGTAACGAACGCCTCTCCGGGAACTGCGGCCGGTGCGAGAAGTGCTACCGGACGGCCATCGGCCTGCGACTGGCCGGTCTCGATCCGAACGAGCACGGCTACGCCTTCGCCGACGACGACTATCGGATCGTCCGGGAGGCGTTCGAGCAGGATCGCTGGGTGCTCGGTCTCGACGAGCGACACATGTGGGAGGACATACGGAACCGGACACGTGAGACGCGCCCTCGATCGGCCCCGGAGCGCGACTTCTTCGACTGGCTCGACGCCGTCGACCTGGACGATCTCGTCGACGCGTCGAGTCCACCGCTCTCACACCGCGCCCTCCGGGCGGGCGCCCGAACGCTCCCGACGGGCGCGTACAGGCGTCTGTATCCGGTCTGGAAGGAAGTATCAGTCGTCGGACGGCGGCTCGTGGATTCGTCCTGAGCAGTCGTCTCGGCACCGCCGTCTCGCGCAGTCGCAGAATCGGCGCTACTCCATGTACCCGAGACCCCTGAGTCGGGTCTCGACGTCGGAGAAATCGTCGTCGACGGAACCGTCGGTCTCGGGTGCGGAGACGTCGTGTCGACGGACTTTGGTGCTCGCCGGCTGCGAGCCTCGATCGAACGCGTCGAAGAGGACGCGCCCGTCGGCGCTCGCCGGGACCGGTTCGTCGAGAGCGTGGAGGATCGTCGGTGCGACGTCGACCACGCGAGCGCCGCGAAGCGTCGCGCCTGCGTCCATCGCCTCGCCACGGCACAACATGATCCCGGTGCTCTCGTGACTGGCCACAGTGGAACCCGTCTCGCCGAAGGGTTCGTCGGTGATGGCGTTACGCGTCTCGTATCCGGAGCGTCCGTTCACCACGAGATCGGGAGCGCTATCGTCCGTCGGGAAGAGTTCATCGCCGTCGAACACGCGGAGTATCGGTTCCTCCGAGTCGGGGTCGGTCACGGACTCGAAGAGGTCGGTCAGGTCCGACTTGAGCGCGGGGACAGCTCGCGGTTCGACCGTTCCGTGCGCGAACCGGTCGGTGTCGTTGACGTACACGTTTCCGGCGTCGTGCACGAACGCCGTCGTGTGCGCGTAGTCGACGTCGTAGAGGGCGTGATCCCCGGGGATCGACTCGGCGACCGAGTCGACGAGTCCTCTGGGGAGCGCTGTCGCCAGTCGTTGCTCAGAGATGCCGACCGTCTCGAGCATGGATGTCACCCGATCTCTGGTGATACCGAGCCTGGAGAGGGCCCCTCTCGTACCCTCGTCTTCCCGTCTGGTGAGGTAGCCTGCCTCCTCGAGGAAGTGATTCACGTAGACGAGCGATGCTATCTCGCCGAAGCCGTGGTCCGACACGACGTAGAGGTCGGCGCCACACTCGTCTACGTACTCCATCACACCGCCCAGAACCTCGTCGAGCTCCCGGTAGTGCGCTCTGAGCCGCTCTTCGTCCCAGACGAGGTGTTGAAATCGATCCGGTGCGGTGAAGACGAAGAAGCAAAGGCGCCAGTCCGGGGTTCGATCCAGCAGCAGGTCGAGCGCCGCGCGTCGATCGTCCAGCACGTCGCCGACGGCTGCCTCGAACGCGTCGAGGTCGTCCGCGTACGACGGATAGTCGAGGCTGATCCGATACGACGGGATCTCCGCTGCGATCTCTTCGGCGAGTTCGGGCGGGTGCGTGAACGTGGCGTCGGTCGACGGGGTCATCATCCCGGAGACGATGGAGCCGTCGATCTCGTCCGGTGGGTACGTCAGGGGGACGTTCCCGACGATGGCGGGCGAGAGCTGGTGCCAGAGTGACGGTTGTCTGACGTCCTGGCTGGTGTACATGCGGTGCGTGTACTCCGGAGAGAGCTTCTGGAAGCCATATATTCCGTGTTTGTCCGGCCACACGCCGGTCGCGATCGAGGGCCACGCGAGCGGCGTCGTCGGTGGTCGCGTACTCTCGAGTGGGCCGGCCGCCCCTTCGGCCCGAAGGCGGGCGAAGTTCGGGAGCGTACCGTCGTCGGTCCACCGATCGATAAACCGCCATGGGACGCCGTCGAGACCGAGAACGAACGCTCGTCCGGTCCCTGCTGTCGAGCCTGACATGTGATCTCTCGAGGTGCACCTGCACCTGCTACCGGCCGAGTTGGTATCGCGGCGGTTTTGTTAAGGGGGCGCTGTGATGTCGGACGTCCGTGGAGTCTGTTCGACAGGACGGACCGCCAGGTCGACTGGTTCGCGATCGATCGACTGGACCCGCCCGCCGGCCGTCGGAATCGGAGTGATCCGCGTCTCGTCGGGTCGCCGTGTTCCGGGCATCGACTCACCCGTCGTTCGTGACGGTTTCCGGCCCCGTTTGCCTCGCATACGCTTCACACGCCAGTCATAACAAACCGCTTCCCCCGCGGTCTGTTGGTATGTCCGTCTATCCAGAGGCGATGGACCGTGGGTAGCATCGTCATCTCTATCGACGCGGAACTCGGCTGGGGTTTTCACGACCTCCGTCGCGTCCCGGCGGGACGCGTCGAGAACGCTCGCTGGGGCTGGGAGTCGACGCACGAGCTGTTGGACCGATACGACGTGCCAGCCACCTGGGCCGTGGTCGGTCACCTGCTCCTGGAGGAGTGCGACGGCCGGCACCTGGATCACCCGACGCCGCCCGGCTGGTTCGAGCGGGAGCGGACGGTCTGGGCCGACCGTCCGGATCTCAGATTCGCACCCGACCTCGTCGACCGGATCGTCGACTCGTCGGTCGAGCACGAACTGGCCGCACACTCGTTCTCACACGTCCTGTTCGGCGACGACGAAACGACGCCGGCGATCGCCCGGGCGGAGTGTCGCCGCTCGAAGGCCGTCGCAGCGGAGTGGGGGCTCGATTTCGACTCGTTCGTCTTTCCCCGAAACGACGTCGGCCATCGAGACGCCCTCGCCGAAACCGGGTTCTCCGTCTACCGCGGCCGCACGTCGCTTCCGGAGGGTGCCTCGAGCGTCCTCTCGACGCTCGCACGGGACGAATCCCTACTCGTCGAACCGCAACTCGACCGTCACGGACTCGTCGACGTTCCGGCATCCGTCTTCCTCTTCGGTTTCGAGGGAGCGATCAGGCGCGCTGCACAGCGTATCTGGAGCGATCCGATGGTCGAACTCGCACGACGAGGGATCGATCAGGCCGCCGCCAGCGATGGGCTGTTCCACCTCTGGTTGCACCCGAACAATCTCACGACGCCCGCCGACGTCGACCGACTCGAGCGTGTCCTCGAACACGTCACTCACCGACGAGCAGACGGCCAGCTCAGGGTCGAGACGATGCGAACGGTCGGCGAGCGTGTTCGGTCTGCGCACTCGCCCGTCGTGGACGGCGATCAGACCCGTTCGCGGTCGGTCCAGCGACTGTGACGACGGTCGGTGTACGCCGACTGGCTTCGGTTCGCCGACTCGCTGGACCCGATTCGCCGACTCGTTCGCGTCGGTTCGCTCACTCGTGTCGCATGTCGGCGGTCACCGCGTTCCGATCCGACGGAGACTCGCGGGTTCCGAGGGCCCGCAGATATACCTCGTAGACCGCGTCCGTCGTCCGATCGAGGCTCAGTGACTGGACCGCCCGACGTCCGTTCGAGCGCCGGTCGGACCGCAGGACCTCCTCGAGGCCGTTCGAAAGCGCCCGATCTGACTCGGCGACGACGGCGGGTTCGACGTCGGCGAGCCGGCTGGGGACGTCACCGACCGGCGTCGAGACGACCGGCAGTTCGCACGCCATTGCCTCCTTCACCGCGTTTGGCGACCCTTCGCTCCGCGACGTGAGCAAGAGCGCGTCCGCCGCGGCCATGTACGTCGGCATTCGGTCGTGCGGGACTCCCGAGATCGTTCGAAGCCGGACCGGTTCCCGAAACCGATCCCCGACCGTCTCGACGATGCGTTCGGCCCGAGGGTAGTTCTTCACCGATCTGGAC comes from the Halovivax cerinus genome and includes:
- a CDS encoding alkaline phosphatase family protein; translated protein: MSGSTAGTGRAFVLGLDGVPWRFIDRWTDDGTLPNFARLRAEGAAGPLESTRPPTTPLAWPSIATGVWPDKHGIYGFQKLSPEYTHRMYTSQDVRQPSLWHQLSPAIVGNVPLTYPPDEIDGSIVSGMMTPSTDATFTHPPELAEEIAAEIPSYRISLDYPSYADDLDAFEAAVGDVLDDRRAALDLLLDRTPDWRLCFFVFTAPDRFQHLVWDEERLRAHYRELDEVLGGVMEYVDECGADLYVVSDHGFGEIASLVYVNHFLEEAGYLTRREDEGTRGALSRLGITRDRVTSMLETVGISEQRLATALPRGLVDSVAESIPGDHALYDVDYAHTTAFVHDAGNVYVNDTDRFAHGTVEPRAVPALKSDLTDLFESVTDPDSEEPILRVFDGDELFPTDDSAPDLVVNGRSGYETRNAITDEPFGETGSTVASHESTGIMLCRGEAMDAGATLRGARVVDVAPTILHALDEPVPASADGRVLFDAFDRGSQPASTKVRRHDVSAPETDGSVDDDFSDVETRLRGLGYME
- a CDS encoding polysaccharide deacetylase family protein, yielding MGSIVISIDAELGWGFHDLRRVPAGRVENARWGWESTHELLDRYDVPATWAVVGHLLLEECDGRHLDHPTPPGWFERERTVWADRPDLRFAPDLVDRIVDSSVEHELAAHSFSHVLFGDDETTPAIARAECRRSKAVAAEWGLDFDSFVFPRNDVGHRDALAETGFSVYRGRTSLPEGASSVLSTLARDESLLVEPQLDRHGLVDVPASVFLFGFEGAIRRAAQRIWSDPMVELARRGIDQAAASDGLFHLWLHPNNLTTPADVDRLERVLEHVTHRRADGQLRVETMRTVGERVRSAHSPVVDGDQTRSRSVQRL